In Lolium perenne isolate Kyuss_39 chromosome 5, Kyuss_2.0, whole genome shotgun sequence, the sequence TGGACTAGCAAGTAGCACTGTAGTCCACAGGAGGGCAGCAGTCAGCAGATCGTCTCGCGGTCGGTCGGTCGCGATCGTCGAGAGAGAGGGTAGGAACCAGACGGCCTAGGCGATAGCCACGAACCGCGAGAGAGCAGGCAGCAAATCGAGGCGTCGGGCTCGGTCAAATTGACGATGTTTCACATATTGATAGATGGAACGGATTTCAGGCGCCTACTcgccgtacctactcgccgtcgcacggcctacaccggcctcggttaTCATCGCCGCGCGGCCTACCATCGGCCGCCGGAGGGGTCGGCGCCGTCTTCGAAGCGCGAGGGCTTCGCGCACTCCGCACTCCGGGCACGCCGCAGATTGGCCAGCCCCTCCCGCCTACGGCGTTCAAGGGCCTCGGCCAGAGAGGAGTCCCACAGGACTGTCCTAGCCATAGAGTTGGCCTctgccttctccgccgccgcctcctccttcgCCTGGGCCGCCCgccagctcccggttctcctgctcgacccgcgcgggagaagggcccctccgctggagcgagtccaggtcggagctgttggcttcctcctccgccaaccAAGCATGGCAGCGCTTGGCGTCCCCAGCCAGGGTCTCGAAGGATGCGACCAGAACGAATCGGTCGCGGCGCACTCGAGCGGCCGGGCATGGGGGCGTCGTCGTCCGCGATGTTGTGGATGAAGGCGTCCGCCGGTGGGGCCGCCGAGGgccgccatcgccgcccgcgCTCCGCGAACTCCGCCTCGGCatcggcgagctcggccatggcgttggcgatctccgcccggtctccgcgaggcgcccttccgcgcgctgccgcctccgcaacctccgcctccgccgcctctaggcaggcgatggccgccggacgcgtggcatcgccattaacgtggttggcggaggtagGCGGCGGCCGCTCGTCAgctgaggcatcgccattaacgtggcgcagatcGCCGGCGACGCGATGGCGCCGATCGGCCGGCGCGCttcgagaagacgcatcgacgcagggtcgctgccaggcggtgccgacaaaacgtccgccagacgcgagcggacactttgcgcgtccgcgcagctccgcagcgacgcatccgaggcgcatatttgggttaGATTTGCGTTGCCGTGGAtggcccgatcactttgcgtcgtcccgctggaggtgATACCAGACGTATTTTTCGGCCCGACGAACAGAACCGAtgactggagatgccctaagggtgAGAGCACTGAGCAAGCATGAAAATCACGGCAGCACGAAGGCCAACGCTAGAGTACTGAACGGGAAAAGGAGACTTGGTAATTGGAATCGGATAACAGGTGGCCAGATGCTTTGAGATTTGTTTTTGCCAGGTGTCAAACGCACGACTTGGTCCACAGATCGAGCGTACGACCCAGAGGGCATGATATCTGGAGTATGTACGCCGCTAGTACGGGTAGGCGACGTCGAGCGCGATGCCGCATATCCCGGGGCCGCCGACGTCGCGGCGCATGCGGATGTAGCCTTGCTCGCCCCAAGTCTGTCCCCACGAGTTCTTGACGATCCAGTACTTGGCCCCGGTAGAGGGGTCGGTGCCGTAGCCGACGACGGTGACGGCATGCGCTAGCCGCGTCCCGCAGGGGCCCGAGTAGACGCCACTCCGATAGAACTGCATGCCGCTGCCCACCTCGATGGCCACGCCGACCGGCTGCCCGGCCACGGCGCGCTGCATGATCAGCTCGTTCCTCGGCGGGATGGCCCCCTGCCCGGTGATCTTGGCGGCGATGCGCGCGGACTTGGCGCGGTTGCAGGGGCCTCGCACCGCCCGgtacgggtactccgcctccgtgGTGAGGCCGCCGTTCTCCACCACCCACTTGTAGCCCCTGTGGTAGGACCCCAGGTTGCAGCCGCCGTCGTACTGGTCGCAGTCCACCAGCTGCTGCTCCGACAGCGACACCAGCCTCCCCGTCTTGATCCAGTGCAGCGTCTCGATCGTCGCCACCGTCACGAACGCCCAGCAGCTCGCTGCATGCATACGTTCAAATTATTTAAAGGAGAAGCAAAAGAGATCGGTGAGGTCATGTTAGTTAATTCACGTACAGCATGACGAGCTCTGGGACTTGGGCGGCACCACGGCGCCCTTGGCCCGCCAGTCCAAGCTGGGCGGAGGTGGAGGCTTGTCGCCGTCAGCGCCAGACGACCACAGGTGATCACCGTCGCCGCTACCACCGGCGGTCGTCGTGATGACCgagtccgcgccatcatcaccgcgATATCCTCCGTCGTAAGAGTAAGAAGACGCGTACCTGGCCAGGAACTCGTCCTGGGTGAGGTCGGCGAACTCGTTCTCGCCGAGCTCGTAGGTGAGGTCGCCGCGCCGGTTGGTGGCCTCGATGTACTCCACGTTGTTGCGGTACACCTCGAAGCGCCGCAGCCGCTCCTCCGCGCTCAGGTACGACCGGTTGTGCGTCGCCTGCCACTGGAGGAACCTGTTCATCATCAGCATGTCACCGGCGTCGACGTGGCCGCTCGACGCCGCAGGGAAGGCGGCGAACAGGCCGCGCATGAGCAGAACTGCGGTGATCGCCGACCATATGCCAGGGGAGGAAGCCATGTCGATCGATCGAGCTACGTACACTACTTCTGCTTGAACATGCAAGCGCAGATGCGTTTATATAGTGCTCGATCGCCAAGTGTGTGAGAGTGCTCGTGGAGCGCGGGAACATGTCTTTAGGATGTGTCGGGTTGGCTGGCGGTGCGGATCAATGCGATAGGCCGGCGACGAATGCATGCTGCTGGCGTTGCACGAGTTGGGGAATGGTAACGATCTACTTTTTTCTCTTGGATCAGTCTTTATACGGTGCAGATATATGTGTGCCATGGCTTGGCACACGAAAGAGTTGGTTAGGTTGCGTTGCCGTGCACACTCAACTTAGGGCCACTGCAATGAAATGTAGCGGCCGGACACCGGTTTCCCTACTAACGAATGCACCTTGTCGCCTTCCAATTTGTGTCAGCATTTCTATTGTCAGAAGAGAGGCACTTGGGAAATGCTCCCTCCGATCTCATGAAACATGTCAAAGTTTAttgaaatttggatgtatctagatactaTTTAGTGTCTAGGATACATCAGAATTTAAATTAATCTCCGACAAGTTTCATGGGACGAAGGGAGTAGATAACACCTTCAGAATGATGCATGTGCCATAATTTTTTCAGTCGTATCTTCGTCTGATTTTTTTTCTTTAAATGGGGGCAGGCAATGAAGTTTTACATGAAGATGCATGGGTGACCGGATTTACAAAAGCCTACTGGCCCAACATAATTTCACTCATCTTTTAGCACCCGCTATAACTCAAAGCCTAGCCTTCTTCTTCTTGATGTTAGCGAGCAAGACAAATGGTGGGGCAGGCTTGTTGGGGAAAACCTGCACATTCCTTTTATTCCAAGATATAAGGGGGGTGAGGGAAGCCATTGCCTTGCGGTTGGTAGATGATCTCGGCATCATTTTTAGCCACCAACCTTGGAGAGAAAAAATTGCCCATTGTTGGGTGTTCAGAGAGTGAAGACCAAGCCAATCTTGTAAGAGTCTCCAAAGGCTGGCGGTGAAACGACACTTGGAAAAAAGGTGAGAGGCTGACTCTTTGGCGTGCTTGCAAAGTGAACAAAGCCCACAATTGGATCATCCCCGCTTTTCCAAACAATCGGCCGTCCGAAAGCATGCAGTATGAATCGCAAGCCCAAGCTCTCCACACCATGGTGTTCATCATTGTAAAAGTCGCCCCAAAAATAGCATCTTGTATGCTAAGGGCGCGGAATATTGCTCATTCATTGAAACCTCCCAAACGACGTCCTCATCAACATTTTGTTGTAGTTGCACCTATTTAAGTTTTACCCAAAGATCCACAAATTGGTTCGCATGGTCCATGCTAAAACTCTCATCTAGGATCACTTGGTCAATCTACGCATCGTCCTGCAAGGCTTTGTTGACATTCAATTTCATCCTCTTGGACTAAGAAAATATGAGAGGAGTAATTTCTTGTGGGTTTAGAGTGTATAGCCATGGGGCCTCCCAAAAGAGGGTATTTTTACCGTTCCCAACCGTGAGGAAGATGGAGGCATAGAACAACTCCATGTTTAAACTCACATTCCCCCGAATTTTTTTGTTGGATCCTTCATTCAAGCCATGGGAATCTCAAACGAAGGACCCTTGCGAACTTGTCAATGCATACCACTCTGAGTCCACCAAGATTCATGGGGCGGCAAACCGATGTCCACTTTTCTTTGCATTTGTCGCCGGCTGTCTTGTCAACTTGggtgcatgttgagaagagtcaaATGGTAGATCACTTCAGATGCAAGAACGGACTTAATGAGGGCAGTGAGGTCAGCGGTGGTGATGAGTTTTTCGTTGTAAATTGTGAGTTTTCCTGCCACTTTCTCCTCAAGGTGTTGGAAATCAGCCCGACGGAGGCACCATATGGAGAGTGGGAGGCCAATGTACTTCATTGGGAAGTGGGCACGCACAACCGGTAGCCCATTGAGGATCTCCACAATGTTGACGTTCTCACAACAAGTAGGAACCACGAAGATTTTGTGGAAGTTGGTGCAAAGGCCTGTCACCTTTCCAAAATTCTCGGAACGGATGAAAGGTTTTGTATGTCTTCCTTTATGGGTGCAACAAAAATTTCCGTGTCCACCGCATAAAATGAATTTCTCAAAATTGTTCCCCGACCATGAAGATTGTGAAGTAAATTGTCGCGAGTGGTTACATCATGGATTTTTGTGAGTAGGCCGATGGAGATGACAAACAAGAGACATGAGAGGGGATCCCCTAAGTGGAGGCTACAACCATGCATGAAGGGAAGGCTGACAATCCTGTTGAGAAGCACGCATGAGGATGACATAGAGAGTAAAGCGGGAATTCAATTTTGGAACCTACTTGGGAAACACCGGGGATGGTGAAGGTCTATCATATATTCCCATATTATTGAGTCAAAGCCTTGCGAATGCCAAACTTGAACAAAAGTTCCACCATCTTTCTCTTATGCAATCTCTTCGCCAAGTTCTTCACGTAAAGCAATTTTTCGTGAATGCATATCTTTTTCATTAATGAGCTTTTAGCATTAGAGACTAGATCCTTCATGAATGGCCCAAGTTGGAGAGCAAGGATCTTGGTAATGATCTTGGCTACGGCATAGTCGGATTAGGCTAATGGGCCTAAATTCAGATATTTCCTCCGTCCCCTCTTTTTTGGGTAGTAAAGCAATTTTATTGGAGTTGAGCCAATGTAAATTCTCCACATGTAGGTTTCTGAATAGGTGGATCACCCTGATAATATCATCTTTGATGGTGCTCAAACATTTCTTGAAGAAAGGGCTCATGAAACCACACACCCCCGTGGCCTTGTCCCCCGACATTTGATTGATGGCATTCATTACCTCCTCCTAGGTTAATGGGTCATCAAGGCCACCCATCAATAGATTCTCAAAGTTCATCTCATTCCTATTGAAGTCTCGAGTTCTCGCATCTCCCCTAGTAATGGAATTTTTGAAGTGGTTATGCATAATGTATTCATTTACTTTATCCATCTAATCATCGAACAACATTCTTTTTTCTTGTGCAATGTCAAggtggaggatgaggaggagtgcAACATGTAAGAAAATCTTGGTTCTTGTGAATAGGCCTCGGATCCACTTTTTCAATTCCTTGCTTGTTTGTTGGAGTTTGTGAAACATGATGTTGTAAGGTTCCATGTGATTGGAGGGCTCATTTCAAGCCATATGGACATCATCATTGAAACCGGGAAGGCGGAGCCACACATTTTCGAACTTAAAAGTCTGAGGTCTTTGAGGGACACTATCATCTTCTAAGAGTAGCGAGCAATGATCTGAATGTGAGGACAATAGGGCATGAATGACATAATTATCAAAGCAAGGTCCCATTTTGTGTTGCAAAAGAAGGTGCAAGCCTACACATAGTTGGATTGAGCCTCTCATTTGCACCATGTGAAGCGCCTATTTGGAAGTGAATCTCTTTGAGATCACAAGATTGGAGAGACTTGCGAAAGTGGTTATATGACTTGGGTTGACATTGCGCTTGTTTTTTTGCGTGAGCTCGGTGGATTTGGTCTTTGCACCCTTCCCTTGTTGAGACATTGACTCATCACCTCTACGCCGCTCGGGCTGCTCTGGGGAAACCCTAGATTTGGGTCTTCCGGGTCAAACGATGTCAACGCTTTCGGTGCCGCTCTCCCTCATTGGGTTATCATTTTTGAAGCAAGTGGTGGATGGAGAAGGCAATAGGTGGAGCGGTGTTGAATCTTCCGCATTGACGCCAACGTGTCTCGGCGGCATGGTGCAATGGGGTTTCGGTGACGGCCATACCATGATGGACTCACACATGGTGACGGCGCTGTCTGGCATCATGCATGGTGGTGTCAACGGTAGGAACGACAAAGATTATGAAGATTCCTTTGTGGTTCGCTGGCGGTAGCGGCTTCTATAGCATGTGCATGAGGTGCTCACTTAGAGTTTGCTAAATCGGATGAGTGCTCACGTTTCGCTTAGAGGGTGTCTCGGAGTATGCGATGTTCCGGCTCCTAATTGACAGGAGGTTTTCATGTTCCCAGGGTATAAGGTCCTACTGGCACCATCTTCACTCATTGTTAGGTATGTAGATGTTGTGCAATGGCTTCTGGTTTTTTTATATACTTTTTTGTCTGACCTTTATTAATTAAAATAATAAAGAAGGTTGTATGCATGGTCGATGCAAAGGCTAGGATGTTCGGTTTCTAATGGGTAAATAACGGTGATCTCAGGTTTCAAATGCTACCAGACACCACTCTTCAAAAATTAAATTTATGAATGTCAACAAGTTTGAAAAACTGTTGTGAGTGTTCATAAGATTTGTCTTTATAATCTCTAGAGTTCACATAGCCAAATTTGAAATACATAtagagaaacaaaaaaagaaatTTTGATATTTGAATAGTATGATTCGAAGGACAAGGCCTTTTTTGCAACCGGTAACATATATTCCCAGTTTTTGAAATGAATTCTGAACGCagtttaaaatgtcaaaaaatctCAAACGAAAAATGGATGCATACATGTCGACATCATAAAGTCATTGCACCGAAAACAGACAAAATTTGTTGCTTAAAAACCATATTTCAGTCAGATTCGTGTCGTTCAGATCCGGGCGGAGGACACCCTGTTCCACGCGCGCACAGCCCGCGGCGCCAACGTATCGGGCTTCCCCAAACTCCGGCTCCAGCCACGGCCCGCTCGTCGTGCTGTATAGCCGCACTGCCACTGTCAGGTGCGTGCGACATGGCGCTCATCCACTTCCCGGGCAACAGCGCGGCCCAGTTGTCGCCGGCGAGTCGCCCTGGTAGTCCGTTTACGCCCCGCATCGACAGCGCCACCGGCTCTCGCCCGTTCGGCATATCATGTTGTGCACTTCTTCCCCAGGCTACGCCTTCCGCCGGGTGCGGACCCGGACATACCGGAACCGTTCTAGGCGATGGACCCAAAGTCCCGAACCAACACCGTTTTCAGTTCGAATACGAGTCCCAGAGGAACATCTATATAGCCGTCACCGATTAGCCCAGACACCGTCAAATCCCTAGGCCGGATGCTTGTTGCCATTGCTAGAGAGAAAAGAAAGTCCGAGAGGAGATCATCAGATCAGAACATCGACGTGGAGATGGCGGCGGAGGCGAAACAGAAAAAGAAGCGTCCCATCACACAACTCACCGGCGATGAGCATGAGGAGGAGGCCGACGGGAACAAGCGGCGGCCCCG encodes:
- the LOC127298236 gene encoding ervatamin-C-like; its protein translation is MASSPGIWSAITAVLLMRGLFAAFPAASSGHVDAGDMLMMNRFLQWQATHNRSYLSAEERLRRFEVYRNNVEYIEATNRRGDLTYELGENEFADLTQDEFLARYASSYSYDGGYRGDDGADSVITTTAGGSGDGDHLWSSGADGDKPPPPPSLDWRAKGAVVPPKSQSSSCSSCWAFVTVATIETLHWIKTGRLVSLSEQQLVDCDQYDGGCNLGSYHRGYKWVVENGGLTTEAEYPYRAVRGPCNRAKSARIAAKITGQGAIPPRNELIMQRAVAGQPVGVAIEVGSGMQFYRSGVYSGPCGTRLAHAVTVVGYGTDPSTGAKYWIVKNSWGQTWGEQGYIRMRRDVGGPGICGIALDVAYPY